A region from the Dendropsophus ebraccatus isolate aDenEbr1 chromosome 1, aDenEbr1.pat, whole genome shotgun sequence genome encodes:
- the LOC138778729 gene encoding cathepsin S-like, producing MNLNRSLGIFATLLICTWASTFFDQEWDAWKAKYDKKYSSTKEEHLRRKTWEDTWHKVQKHNRRADRGLSKYWMAMNHFADITPGEVRRKSCLMTTGAEAANAPTYSFGLRQGLPDHVDWRESKCVTDAKSQGFCGSCWAFATVGVIESRLCIKNNKLMTLSEQQLVDCDYENGACCGGLPINALMYVTQNGIMKSEDYEYEEKQKTCEFKEDKAIQLNATKYYNLPDENSIMSAVALEGPVTVGFAADYDFMQYSHGIFDGECAKSANHAIIAVGYGTEKDEDGEEQPYWIVKNSWGEEWGENGFGKVKRGIDKCSISTFASSFDFLE from the exons ATGAATTTGAATAGAAGTCTGGGCATTTTTGCCACTTTGCTCATTTGTACTTGGGCTTCTACCTTCTTTGATCAGGAATGGGATGCATGGAAGGCAAAATATG ATAAAAAATATTCATCTACAAAGGAAGAGCATTTACGGAGAAAAACTTGGGAAGATACTTGGCACAAGGTGCAGAAACATAATAGACGTGCTGACCGTGGCCTTTCCAAATACTGGATGGCAATGAATCATTTTGCGGACATA ACACCTGGAGAGGTCAGGAGGAAGAGCTGCCTAATGACAACTGGGGCTGAAGCAGCCAACGCTCCCACTTACAGCTTTGGACTAAGACAAGGCCTACCGGATCATGTTGACTGGAGAGAGTCCAAGTGTGTGACAGACGCAAAGAGTCAAGGATTCTGTGGATCATGTTGGGCATTTGCAACA GTGGGTGTGATAGAATCAAGATTATGCATAAAGAACAATAAACTGATGACCCTGAGTGAGCAACAGCTGGTGGATTGTGATTATGAAAATGGTGCATGTTGTGGAGGGCTCCCAATTAATGCACTAATGTATGTAACCCAGAATGGAATCATGAAATCTGAAGATTATGAATATGAAGAGAAG CAAAAGACATGTGAATTCAAAGAAGATAAAGCAATTCAGTTGAATGCAACCAAATACTACAACCTTCCTGATGAAAACAGCATTATGTCCGCAGTGGCACTAGAGGGACCTGTGACTGTTGGGTTTGCTGCAGATTACGATTTCATGCAATATAGCCATG GAATATTTGACGGAGAGTGTGCCAAGAGTGCTAATCATGCTATTATTGCTGTGGGCTATGGCACCGAAAAGGATGAAGATGGAGAGGAGCAGCCATACTGGATAGTAAAGAATAG CTGGGGTGAAGAATGGGGAGAAAATGGCTTTGGAAAAGTCAAACGTGGTATCGACAAGTGCTCCATTTCAACCTTCGCATCCAGTTTTGATTTTCTGGAGTAA